The following nucleotide sequence is from Solanum dulcamara chromosome 7, daSolDulc1.2, whole genome shotgun sequence.
ACTACCTGCAGAAAGTGATTAAGTAGATAAATCAGCGTAGCAACTTGGTCATAAGTTGATATTGTGATAATTCAATCTTCCTTGTTAGGCGACGTGTGATGGTCTTGGATTTTTAGAAAGGGATAGCCGTCATGATGGCCACAGCAGCAGTTATTGGACTGAGTGCAGGAAAAAGACTCTTAAGTTCTTCCTTCTATTATTCTGATCTTAATGAAAAGCTATCTTGTAGCAGTGATCATAGTTTGCCCTGCCATCAGGTTCCTTCTGTTAAGAATGTGATCACAGCGAAGAAGTCATCCGATTATAGCCCCAGTTGTGTATCCAGTCGAAAACTACAATCTGCCAAGGCTCTTAAAGAGCACGCGGACGTTGCATCCGACCCTTCTGATGTGCAGTCCTGGTTTAAAAGGTTTGAACAATTGCAGAATGAAAGCGATGATTCGGTGGAGGTTCTCCTCTTGCTGCAGAAGTCCATGCTTGAAAAGCAGTGGAATCTTTCTGCTGAAGAGACATTGACTGCTTCTCCACAACATGAAAAGAACTGCAAGAAGATGAATATTACTTGCTCAGGGACATCTGCTAGGCGGAGGAGAATGGATTCTAGACAAAGATTTCTTGGTCGAAAAAGTTCAGTTATACCTACCAGTGCAACCAAGCCGCTTAGATCAATAATTGGTCCAGAGCTACTTCAAAATCGCATAAAAGGTTATGTTAAGGGTGTAGTAAGTGAAGAGCTGCTCACACACACTGAAGTGCTTCAACTATCCAAAAAGATTCAAGTTGGTCTTCATGTGGAAGAGCAAAAATCAAGGTAACTAACTTCACAAGCCTAATCCACCTTCACCTTTCCTCTTCTCTCAAGTGTAAACCAGAGATTTAGTAGCTGATCTTTAATACTAACAAAATTTAGTGCATAAGAACAAAAATGAACTAAAAGAAAACTGTCTGCATTGGTTCCACTATATAGCTTTTTGTCCAAGCAAAACATAGACATGAAACTAATCTTTATAATCAAGTACAGAAACAGTCAATTTCAGATTGTCCGACTGCTTGCGTGCTTCTATAAAATCATTTATTTCGAAAATGAGATGATCTTCACAAAATTTGATTTTAGATTGTTAACACCGATCAATAAAGCATGTGAGGAGAAAGGTAGGACATAGGAGTCGGAAGGATACTGAGCTATGATTGTAAAATTTGTTCCCTTTGTGATGCTATTTCTTAAGCTGTTAAAGATGACTTACTCTGTTACTATGAAACCATGGAAAACTTTAGGCTGAAGGAAAGACTGGGATGTGAGCCTTCTGATGATCAACTTGCTCTTTCCTTGAAAATGTCCCGTACTGATTTACAATCTACATTGATCGAGTGTTCCTTGGCAAGAGAAAGGCTTTCAATGAGCAATGTTCGTCTTGTCATGTCAATTGCTCAAAGATATGATAACATGGGTGCTGAAATGGCTGATCTTGTTCAGGTGACTCAAATGTTGTGCATTCAAAAGTTAGATATGCTAATTTCTTACACTTGTACATTGATGAATATAgttcaaaatcaaaatttgcTTCATCCTCATATAGGGAGGCCTTATTGGACTTCTTCGTGGGATAGAGAAATTTGATCCCTCTAAAGGATACAAAATCTCAACTTACGTTTATTGGTGGATTCGCCAGGTACATTCATTGTTTATCTAGATTCTCAACCGACAAAGTGAGACAAAAGATTTCAACCAACAAATTATTTCTCATGCTTCCTCATTTCTAGTTTCTCCAAAACAATTAAGTTCATCTTTCCTTTCGTTTTGGCAAGAATTATCATGCACCTTTCATTCATAGAGGTCTTTTATCGGATCACAAATTTGTAATAGTGTCGGGACCTTTCCTAACTTTTTCTGCCCCATGCTCAGGGTGTCTCCAGAACCCTGGTTGAGAATTCAAGAACCTTAAGATTGCCAACACATCTGCATGAAAGACTCGGTCTAATCCGTAATGCAAAAATGAGGCTTGAAGAGAAGGGAATAACTCCATCTGTAAATGTAAGTTCTGTCAAAATTTTGATATGttagaagatatttaaacactTTTCATGTCACTTATGAAGTTGGTTTTGAGGTATTAAGTGGTTTTCTTCTTACTGGCTCGTGTTCCATTTGATCACCAGAATATAGCTGCATGCCTGAATATGTCCCAGAAGAAAGTCAGGAATGCAACTGAGGTATAATAATTGTGTAGCTTAAACTTGTCCAgctcatttttcaaaaaaaggtTTCTTAAACATTTCCATTTTACAGGTAAGCAGCAAGGTGTATTCACTTGACAGGGAAGCATTTCCCTCTTTAAATGGTCTGCCCGGAGAAACTCTCCATAGTGTAAGTTTGAACTCCAAATGTTCACGTAATGTACTTAACATTAGGGTTGATAACTTTTCTGGATTTTAGCAAATAATTCAAGCGCCACCTTGCATCTTAAAAAGTGCACATTGACAATCTGTTTGATATGTGAGTTGATATTTACGGTATTGGCTAGTAGAAATTTAGATTCAATTCTCAAAAATTATTGACAGAATGGAATCAAAAGTATCTCTTTTCTGGGGGAGATGTACAAATCTTAACAAAAAGGAATTAACTGGTACATGTCCGGCCATTATGTTTACTCACATAAAGGTGAACTGTAACTGTATGGAACTATCCTGCTACTAGGGATTTGAATCCAAGAGCCTGAGGTTCTTGAGGCCTCGTGTATTCTTTTTATCAGCCAACACGTCATTACTGAACATTGTTTCATGATctcatttctttatttatttatcttttcgTTTCCTCTTTTCTGCAGTACATCGCTGATAACCACCTGGAGAACAACCCATGGCACGGTGTTGATGTATGGGCAATTAAGGTAATTTAGTGAAGCATAGCTTTCACAAGTGAAATAGTTGACATATAAATGGTACTTGGTAATATCTAACCTGGGgacataaaaaaaaagagttctCCATGAGCAAACTACTGGAATATGTTTATTTTCTGGTTATCCCCCTACACCAAGGCACCAAGCCAATGAGAGAAAtgttgggttttaaaggtgtgaatggGAAATAAAAGGTTGTGACCGTtccgaaaggttgtgacttttctaaAAAATTGTGACTTTTTCATAGAGTTGCAacttttctgaaaggttgtgacttttgtgaagggttgtgacttttcaaaATGGTTGTGATCTTttcgataagccacaataagcacctgttcacactaccctttgttgtctataaatagaagattttcctctcattttttatgattgaatttctccctcttctgcatatattttcttacaatcAAAGTTGAGTCTTTATGTGATTTTTGTTGCTGGCTTTTAAGttctgaaattattgaagtttgaggtaccactacttctttaatagtttattcattttatctttagatggaaataatccataacctcgggtacagtgagGAAATTAAATTCCTCAAGAACACACAATGAATTCTGTGAACTcagatactattttttttttatttttcatctttattgtttttggtttgcTAACTTTGATACAggaataataagaaaaaaatagtcGTTGCACCTTAATAGATGTATCTCCAGAGATATTCCTACTTCCTAATGGAGTTCAATTCTAATATTCTTTGCCAAGCATTGTTTCCCTTAGATATCCTCCTCAACTGCAATGCAGTTCTGATATTTGTACATCGGCTCATAATGATGTGTAGATTCCAAAGCATATTCTCATGGGAAAATAGGCTCTTGCCACACATTCTTCATACCTTTATTTGATAGCGGTTAATTGTGACCTTCCCATGCCGATCCTGTTATCTATCCTTGGGTTCCACATATATTGCTTTATATAAACTTGTGTTGTCTCAGGAGTCTCTTCTAGAGTTTTAGATGCCTAAAGTGTCATGCTTTTGGTTTTGCTCATCTTCTTTCGCCATTTCCTATGGAAGGAAGGGCTAATCTGTCAGTTATAAGGAGAGTATCAGTATGTATCATGTAATGAGAAACTCACTAGTAACTAAATTGTTTAGAAAGTTTCATCAGGTTTGCTTCAGAGGAAAAGGAATCATTATATGCTTCTACCAACTCTTTTTTTAACAATGTATGATGATTCACACGTTTATAATGCTGGTGAAGAAATGTCTTTTctgatgttttaaattttacAGGATGAAGTAAACAGTCTCATTTCATCAACTCTTAGGGAACGGGAGAGAGAGATTATCCGACTGTACTATGGTCTGGACAGTGAATGTCTCACGTGGGAGGATATTAGTAAAAGGTAAAGAGTCAAATATCCGTGGTTGTTAATTTGCAAGAAGATATTACTTGTCCCATCCgttgatcttgataaaagtatTTATGTTGTTACATTATATCTCACATGTTTACCTAGGGTTCATTTTGGATATTTTAGAAGACTAGAACTGTTATCTCTTAGAAGCCAAAATGAAATAGTATTACACATGAAGCACGTCAGGTATTCAGGTTGCCACAATCGCCATCTGATCATGAGAAACAATTAAGTAATCATCGGAATGTAAAGAACCTGCACAGATTGATCAAGCTTCAGAATGAGCACATATTAAAACATGGAAGCTTACACAAGCATTCACCCATACTTCACACATGTTTTGTTTTTTGACATACATAATGCATACACGTCAAAGTGTTGTTctaaatccttatttttgtttgtttaacAGGATAGGTTTGTCCAGAGAGAGGGTCAGGCAGGTGGGATTAGTTGCACTTGAGAAACTAAAACATGCTGCAAGGAAAGGGCGTCTAGACGCAATGTTGATCAAACAGTAATTTGGAACATTTGCTGCGACTATAATACAATTGAATGTACATATATTGCGAGAATTCTGCATCTCCAACTTACTTTTCTGATGAGGAGAACGTACAGATAAAGACCCCGACACATTCTTGACCACCCTCTCCCTGAAACCAGGCCCCCAAATATGTATGTGAAGAGACAGAAAGATGTAGCGGACATTTTTGTgtaccatatattttaggatgcGTGACGTGCAAAGAGCAAAGAGAAGATTGTTTGCTGAGATAGgagataataaaaaattattatgtatatatacataatatatacttCCTTTTCATACTTACTATAGTACTACCATCTAAATCTCAAATACTGAATATCAAGGCGTTTTTTATTCTAGtccatttttgttcttttttttttttttggtatctAGATAAGTTTGTGCACATTTAAATTAAATCATCAAGTACCTGTTACTCCTCACAAATACAGGTATCTGCCCATCAAAGATTAGATAGTAAAACAATCACTTAATTAAGTTTCAGATGGTCCATTGCTTTATTAAATTGCTCGTCACCCACCAGTTCTAACAGCTCTTTACATTGTTGTTTGGTTCAAACTTCAAAGACATGGTGGAGAAGCTATTGACAGCTTCAAatctcattaaaaataaatcatatgCTTACAAGTCATGCAAATGATCATTAAATAGTAATAACCAAATCAGAATTAAGAGAAAGAAAAGCTGAAACTGTCAGTAAGTACTATGAAAAATAATGTCAACCTACAGTCTGATAACACGAAATTGCAAATCTGCAACTGACAAGGAATTGTATAAATCGATCCCAACTTTTACGAGTACATGGATTATTTGAACTGAAGACAACATTAACAATGAGGCTAATTGTAGCTAAAGCCATAATCCAATTAAATTACCAAATAACTCATGCTAATACAAAAGACACAATGCTAAAATTTGGATAGTACTAACCAAAAAAACTAAACTATAAGGTATTCACGTGTGTAACTCTATATGTATTATAAAGTAAATTTCCTCCCAAAGTTCCGAATGAGATTCTTCTGGAACGATAATTATAGCTGTAAGAAGTTGGAGAAGGCCGAGGGGAAGGTAAGTTTGAACTACTTACTGCTGAGCTGAATTGAGTATCACTCACTGCCACAGCTGATCAACCTtcttttggtttggttttaggCTTGACACCATCAGGTATGCACGATGACCAATAAAGTGGCAACAGAGTACATACTGCCTGAATTAACAGGGCATGTCGTAGGCCCGAGAAGTCATTCCCTGTCACCTGGAAAAACGAGGACAGCGCGACACCAAGATAACCACTTATAATAATAGCCAGAGCTAATGCGGACATGAGAAATGCCATGACAGATCCTTCGCATCCCAGTGGGCAGAGCTGTGCCATTACAACACTGAAGGGTAAGATCTTAAAGAAGTAGAGAACCTCCAATAATCCGGAGAAGAGCACCACATACAATGAGTCAGGAATACCAAACATCCTGTACACCCCTTTCACAAATAAGAAATCCGAAAACATGAAAACAGCCATTGTAGCCTGAATTGCAGAGATTAGCTTCCTAGGGGACATTGATTTGAGGTTCTTATTGTAGATTATACCCCACAACAGCATTGCAGCCTGCCCAAATACTTTAGATATACCCAACACTGATGATTCAATACCTAAATGCTCTGTCTGGTAATAGAACATCGTCCCAGTTAGTGATGGAATCATTGCATAAGAAGCTGCAAACCAGGTAATCGAATAATAGATCTCTGGTTTCTGCAATGCAACTAGAAGCTCTGAAAGTTGCTTTTTGATTCCTCGATTTGATGGACTCTTGGGAAGGTCCAAGGAGCTCTCATGAATAAAAATTGTAACCAGAAATTGAATACTTAAGAGAATGCCAAACATAAGGAACATCACTTGAGGGGAAAAACGATCAATGGCAATACCGCCTGCAAGGTTTCCAAGAACTCCACCGACAGATGAGGCAATCCAAACAAATGACTGGAGCTGGCCTGATGAAGAATGTGGACTATTTTTGGATGATGAACTAGGTGGTTTTCCTAACTCCGTAACCATTGCATCATTGGCAACCTCAACTACCGACGCCCCCAAGTTTCCAAGCAAGAGATACAGAGTGATcgtaaaaaatgaaatatttgaaGGGGAGAGGAATATAGCAATCCAT
It contains:
- the LOC129896966 gene encoding probable folate-biopterin transporter 7, whose protein sequence is MVSSSETIRERWRRKRGGGNESEGMRKLLLGLGFLVQGFRCFPWMAVNFFLKDGLNVDPSTLQILQSSANLPMVAKPFYGILSDSFYIFGQHRVPYIAFGAFLQAVSWIAIFLSPSNISFFTITLYLLLGNLGASVVEVANDAMVTELGKPPSSSSKNSPHSSSGQLQSFVWIASSVGGVLGNLAGGIAIDRFSPQVMFLMFGILLSIQFLVTIFIHESSLDLPKSPSNRGIKKQLSELLVALQKPEIYYSITWFAASYAMIPSLTGTMFYYQTEHLGIESSVLGISKVFGQAAMLLWGIIYNKNLKSMSPRKLISAIQATMAVFMFSDFLFVKGVYRMFGIPDSLYVVLFSGLLEVLYFFKILPFSVVMAQLCPLGCEGSVMAFLMSALALAIIISGYLGVALSSFFQVTGNDFSGLRHALLIQAVCTLLPLYWSSCIPDGVKPKTKPKEG
- the LOC129896964 gene encoding RNA polymerase sigma factor sigA-like isoform X2; this translates as MMATAAVIGLSAGKRLLSSSFYYSDLNEKLSCSSDHSLPCHQVPSVKNVITAKKSSDYSPSCVSSRKLQSAKALKEHADVASDPSDVQSWFKRFEQLQNESDDSVEVLLLLQKSMLEKQWNLSAEETLTASPQHEKNCKKMNITCSGTSARRRRMDSRQRFLGRKSSVIPTSATKPLRSIIGPELLQNRIKGYVKGVVSEELLTHTEVLQLSKKIQVGLHVEEQKSRLKERLGCEPSDDQLALSLKMSRTDLQSTLIECSLARERLSMSNVRLVMSIAQRYDNMGAEMADLVQGGLIGLLRGIEKFDPSKGYKISTYVYWWIRQGVSRTLVENSRTLRLPTHLHERLGLIRNAKMRLEEKGITPSVNNIAACLNMSQKKVRNATEYIADNHLENNPWHGVDVWAIKDEVNSLISSTLREREREIIRLYYGLDSECLTWEDISKRIGLSRERVRQVGLVALEKLKHAARKGRLDAMLIKQ
- the LOC129896964 gene encoding RNA polymerase sigma factor sigA-like isoform X1 — protein: MMATAAVIGLSAGKRLLSSSFYYSDLNEKLSCSSDHSLPCHQVPSVKNVITAKKSSDYSPSCVSSRKLQSAKALKEHADVASDPSDVQSWFKRFEQLQNESDDSVEVLLLLQKSMLEKQWNLSAEETLTASPQHEKNCKKMNITCSGTSARRRRMDSRQRFLGRKSSVIPTSATKPLRSIIGPELLQNRIKGYVKGVVSEELLTHTEVLQLSKKIQVGLHVEEQKSRLKERLGCEPSDDQLALSLKMSRTDLQSTLIECSLARERLSMSNVRLVMSIAQRYDNMGAEMADLVQGGLIGLLRGIEKFDPSKGYKISTYVYWWIRQGVSRTLVENSRTLRLPTHLHERLGLIRNAKMRLEEKGITPSVNNIAACLNMSQKKVRNATEVSSKVYSLDREAFPSLNGLPGETLHSYIADNHLENNPWHGVDVWAIKDEVNSLISSTLREREREIIRLYYGLDSECLTWEDISKRIGLSRERVRQVGLVALEKLKHAARKGRLDAMLIKQ